In the genome of Mycoplasma seminis, one region contains:
- the fmt gene encoding methionyl-tRNA formyltransferase, translated as MEKLKIILAGTPVFSVPIFEEVIQNFDVIAIISQPDKPANRGYKLEPTPAKLLGEKYGIKVYQPNKISEIYDELAQIDFDILLTCAFGQIIPQKVLDLPKKAALNIHGSLLPKYRGAAPIQYAIWNGDNITGISLMYMVKAMDAGDVITTVSTPILDSDTSDSMFEKISLLAKENITEWLNNFAAGKYTPTPQDETLVTMSPKLNKEDALLKPEESLNEAFNKIRAFSSNPGAYYILQGKRVKIYYASKTKIPAGLKLQFADGILYATDYQFETKKRVKVA; from the coding sequence ATGGAAAAATTAAAGATTATTTTAGCAGGAACACCAGTATTTTCAGTTCCCATTTTTGAAGAAGTGATTCAAAACTTTGATGTAATTGCAATTATTTCTCAACCAGATAAACCAGCTAATCGAGGATATAAACTTGAACCTACACCCGCTAAACTTTTGGGTGAAAAATATGGTATCAAAGTTTATCAACCCAATAAAATTAGTGAAATTTATGATGAGTTAGCTCAGATTGATTTTGATATTTTACTCACTTGTGCTTTTGGGCAAATTATTCCGCAAAAAGTACTGGATTTACCTAAAAAAGCTGCTTTAAATATTCATGGTAGTTTACTACCTAAATATAGAGGTGCAGCTCCAATTCAATATGCTATTTGAAACGGAGATAATATCACAGGTATTTCACTTATGTATATGGTAAAAGCTATGGATGCTGGAGATGTAATTACTACAGTAAGCACACCTATTTTAGATAGTGACACAAGTGATAGTATGTTTGAAAAAATCTCTCTTTTAGCTAAAGAAAATATTACTGAATGATTAAATAATTTTGCTGCTGGTAAATACACCCCAACACCTCAAGATGAAACTTTAGTAACTATGTCGCCTAAGCTTAATAAGGAAGATGCTTTATTAAAACCTGAAGAAAGTCTAAATGAAGCATTTAATAAAATTAGAGCTTTTAGTTCAAATCCAGGAGCTTATTATATTTTACAAGGCAAAAGAGTTAAGATTTATTATGCTTCAAAAACCAAAATTCCAGCCGGTTTAAAATTACAATTTGCTGATGGAATTTTATATGCAACCGATTATCAATTCGAAACTAAAAAAAGAGTAAAAGTCGCTTAA
- a CDS encoding YhcH/YjgK/YiaL family protein — MIFDKLENIKKYNFKNDVLQNALELALKGNMEECSHGVHQFSDDIKLVKRNFSPLYQENYGEMHDYTIDIHVFYQDDEIIYFDPEPKYTQSDILDINKENDVFYIKASQYQNKVRLTKGTFALFFPGELHKITFANESLESKDKIIIKVKYQD; from the coding sequence ATGATATTTGACAAACTTGAAAATATCAAAAAGTATAACTTTAAAAATGATGTTTTACAAAATGCTCTTGAGCTCGCACTCAAAGGCAATATGGAAGAATGCTCACATGGAGTTCATCAATTTTCTGATGATATAAAGCTTGTTAAACGGAATTTTAGCCCTCTTTATCAAGAAAATTATGGTGAAATGCATGATTACACCATTGATATTCATGTCTTTTATCAAGATGATGAAATTATTTATTTTGACCCAGAGCCAAAATACACTCAAAGTGATATTTTAGACATTAATAAAGAAAACGATGTTTTCTATATTAAGGCTTCACAGTATCAAAATAAAGTTAGATTAACTAAAGGAACATTTGCGCTCTTTTTCCCAGGTGAATTACACAAAATTACTTTTGCAAATGAATCTTTAGAAAGTAAAGATAAAATAATAATTAAAGTTAAATACCAAGATTAA
- the asnS gene encoding asparagine--tRNA ligase yields MHSIKKIILKPGFYDTWTDVTVEGWVSSNRGNKKIRFIEVNDGSTIKNLQVVFKGENFDFNILDSLKPGSAIVVKGSLHATPDAPQPIEMIATQLVGYKKVDEDYPIQSQEMNLETLREIPHLRHRTNLLRAIMLIRSTLAQEIHKYFIAKDFYLMASPIITSNDGEGAGETFLVSDNESQDPFFGKAKKATLGVTGQLHGESYAVGMKKIYTFAPTFRAEKSNTKRHLAEFWMIEPEVAFYDLLQTIELADDMLKVVIRNTMAKNRMELEYLDSISNNGLIDRLNHFVETPLKVVDYADAIEELKKVRDIFENKDIEFGLDLGSEHERYLTEKVYNAPVAIINFPKDFKAFYMKQNDDGRTVAAFDLLVPGVGELVGGSQRESDYDKLLTRVRELGIDEKDLEWYLNLRRYGHMLTSGFGLGFERLVMYVTGTENIREAIPYPRTTGSIKM; encoded by the coding sequence ATGCACTCAATTAAAAAAATAATCCTTAAACCAGGATTTTATGACACATGAACAGATGTAACTGTTGAAGGGTGAGTTTCAAGTAACAGAGGAAACAAGAAAATTCGTTTTATAGAAGTAAATGATGGTTCAACAATTAAAAACCTTCAAGTAGTTTTCAAAGGAGAAAACTTCGACTTCAATATTTTAGATAGTTTAAAACCAGGAAGCGCTATTGTAGTTAAAGGAAGCTTACATGCTACACCGGATGCACCTCAACCAATTGAAATGATTGCTACACAACTTGTTGGATATAAAAAAGTGGATGAAGATTATCCAATTCAATCACAAGAAATGAATTTAGAAACATTACGTGAAATTCCACACCTTAGACATAGAACTAACCTTCTTAGAGCTATTATGCTTATTCGTTCAACATTAGCTCAAGAAATTCATAAATACTTTATTGCTAAAGATTTTTACCTTATGGCTAGCCCTATAATCACAAGTAATGATGGAGAAGGAGCTGGAGAAACATTTTTAGTTTCAGATAATGAATCACAAGACCCATTTTTTGGAAAAGCTAAAAAAGCTACTTTAGGAGTTACTGGACAACTTCATGGTGAATCTTATGCAGTTGGAATGAAGAAGATTTATACTTTTGCACCAACATTTAGAGCTGAAAAATCAAACACCAAAAGACATTTAGCTGAATTCTGAATGATTGAACCAGAAGTTGCATTTTATGATTTACTTCAAACAATTGAACTTGCTGATGATATGCTTAAAGTAGTTATTAGAAACACTATGGCTAAAAATAGAATGGAGCTTGAATATTTAGATTCAATTTCAAACAATGGATTAATTGATAGATTAAACCACTTTGTTGAAACTCCACTTAAAGTAGTTGATTATGCTGATGCAATTGAAGAACTTAAAAAAGTTAGAGATATCTTTGAAAACAAAGATATTGAATTTGGACTTGATTTAGGTTCAGAACATGAAAGATACTTAACTGAAAAAGTTTATAATGCTCCTGTGGCTATTATTAACTTCCCTAAAGATTTCAAAGCATTTTATATGAAACAAAATGATGATGGAAGAACTGTAGCTGCTTTTGACTTACTAGTTCCCGGAGTTGGAGAACTTGTTGGGGGATCTCAACGTGAATCTGATTACGATAAACTTTTAACTAGAGTTAGAGAACTTGGAATTGATGAAAAAGATTTAGAATGATACCTAAACTTACGTAGATACGGTCACATGCTTACTTCAGGATTTGGACTTGGATTTGAAAGACTTGTTATGTATGTAACAGGAACAGAAAACATTAGAGAAGCTATTCCATACCCAAGAACAACTGGAAGCATTAAAATGTAA
- the rpsT gene encoding 30S ribosomal protein S20, which yields MANIKSKVKSIAKMEQARQKNAAMKSRVKTAVRKAREAVIAKDPKANELVAFAHKTIAKAVSKGVFHANKGARKHSRLDEFVNKNK from the coding sequence ATGGCTAACATTAAGTCAAAAGTTAAAAGTATAGCTAAGATGGAACAAGCTCGTCAAAAAAACGCAGCTATGAAATCTCGTGTTAAAACAGCTGTACGTAAAGCTAGAGAAGCTGTGATTGCTAAAGATCCTAAAGCTAACGAATTAGTAGCTTTTGCTCACAAAACAATCGCTAAAGCAGTTTCTAAAGGTGTATTCCATGCAAATAAAGGTGCAAGAAAACACTCTAGATTAGATGAATTTGTAAACAAAAACAAATAG
- the dcm gene encoding DNA (cytosine-5-)-methyltransferase yields the protein MNEDKLSLIFPYLYSYVNNEYSNKHYKNHTKLETFTSSTDITQFSRLPENIDIFTYSFPCQDLSQQGKQRGIKIGTRSGLLYEVERILKENIDRLPKVLLLENVKALNTSKFKEPFNNWLNTLSDLGYKSYFKVLNSADYGSAQNRERVFAVSILETHLSKDFEFPKPEKSRKTLEKIIKLNIDDKYSNLMSKYKITNFTTTKNNITKARLIGYTKFNSESYIYKPVNSGPTLTASGANSRLKFYFEKENKLKFISSLESFLYMGFDKKDHNIVKNSGLISETKMIYTCGNSISVEVLEAIFKEILKCLK from the coding sequence ATGAATGAGGATAAGCTTAGTTTGATATTTCCATATTTATATTCTTATGTGAATAATGAATATTCTAATAAGCATTATAAAAATCATACAAAGCTTGAAACATTTACTTCATCAACAGATATAACCCAGTTTTCAAGATTACCTGAAAATATTGATATATTTACGTATTCATTTCCTTGTCAAGATTTATCACAGCAAGGAAAACAAAGAGGAATAAAAATAGGGACTCGCAGTGGTCTTTTATATGAAGTAGAAAGAATTCTTAAAGAAAATATTGATAGATTACCAAAAGTTTTATTATTAGAAAATGTGAAAGCTTTAAATACATCCAAATTTAAAGAACCGTTTAATAATTGATTAAATACATTGTCTGATTTAGGGTATAAATCATATTTTAAAGTTCTAAATTCAGCCGATTATGGTTCTGCCCAAAATAGGGAAAGAGTTTTTGCTGTATCTATATTAGAAACTCATTTAAGTAAAGATTTTGAATTCCCTAAACCTGAAAAATCAAGAAAAACTCTTGAAAAAATAATCAAATTAAACATTGATGACAAATATTCTAACTTAATGAGCAAATATAAAATAACAAATTTTACAACTACAAAAAATAATATTACTAAAGCTAGATTAATAGGATATACAAAATTTAATTCAGAATCATATATTTATAAACCTGTAAACAGTGGTCCGACACTAACAGCAAGTGGAGCTAATTCGAGATTAAAATTTTATTTTGAAAAAGAAAACAAGCTTAAGTTTATAAGTTCATTAGAATCATTTTTGTACATGGGCTTTGACAAAAAAGACCATAATATTGTTAAAAATAGTGGCTTAATTTCTGAAACAAAAATGATTTATACGTGCGGCAATTCAATATCTGTAGAAGTTTTAGAAGCGATATTTAAGGAGATTTTAAAATGTCTCAAGTAG
- a CDS encoding MAG4270 family putative restriction endonuclease, whose translation MERYSNNQHDIIQLNIEQLYILNNFINIKYFQEHNGNLKELIYQLKGSNVQGSLSNPEGSELILDKEASGWFKVIYNLPLILDSLNLEDYFVSQNLNNFLSHFSKTVDDIKSFNEFDSLLNKEFKDLYYVLNQYENKDVNSKTKKDLKKAIEDAKKNLNNEFSIINKVKNEAKKLRNKYVKNINTSNKKIFNINYKTQKAHIYNVEWIKEDAVEFWKNNNEKIAHKTIGKKIQKILNEIADEFNYLNLESNIHASFDNYEFTYDENGVIHKLKDDFIKNIREEIINSYRQIPKENLTKKMKYYINKRNKHLSSLNNDN comes from the coding sequence ATTGAAAGATATTCAAATAATCAACATGATATTATTCAATTAAACATAGAACAACTTTATATTTTAAATAATTTTATAAACATAAAATATTTTCAAGAACATAATGGAAATTTAAAAGAATTGATATATCAATTAAAAGGAAGCAATGTCCAAGGTTCTTTATCTAATCCAGAAGGTTCAGAATTAATTTTAGATAAAGAAGCCTCAGGCTGATTTAAGGTTATTTACAATCTTCCTTTAATTCTTGATTCATTAAATTTAGAAGACTATTTTGTATCTCAGAATTTAAATAACTTCTTAAGTCACTTCAGCAAAACAGTTGATGATATTAAATCTTTTAATGAATTTGATAGCCTTCTCAATAAAGAATTTAAGGATCTTTATTATGTGTTAAACCAATATGAAAATAAGGATGTTAACAGTAAAACAAAAAAAGATCTCAAAAAAGCCATAGAAGATGCTAAGAAAAACTTAAATAATGAATTCAGCATAATAAACAAAGTAAAAAATGAAGCTAAAAAACTAAGAAATAAATATGTAAAAAATATAAATACATCAAATAAAAAGATATTTAATATCAATTACAAAACACAAAAAGCTCACATTTATAATGTTGAATGAATAAAAGAAGATGCCGTTGAATTTTGAAAAAACAATAATGAAAAAATTGCACATAAAACAATAGGTAAAAAAATCCAAAAAATATTAAATGAAATAGCAGATGAATTTAATTATTTAAACTTAGAATCTAATATACATGCTAGCTTTGATAATTATGAATTCACATATGATGAAAATGGTGTGATTCATAAATTAAAAGATGATTTCATCAAGAATATACGAGAAGAAATTATAAACTCATACCGTCAGATCCCTAAAGAAAATCTAACGAAAAAAATGAAATATTATATAAACAAAAGAAATAAACATTTATCATCATTAAATAATGATAATTAA
- a CDS encoding ABC transporter ATP-binding protein has translation MKSFQAMNHTKNYQKISNADKKKTFSRLVKILWKDNKWWLVLVAFLILLSTVGMLYQQVFIGKIIVGLFLQPVQDGQVQPSDFKWDQFYLTIGGSVILFLISIFSGFAATRIMINITYKTMTNMRTQLYKHMQSLPIKYFDDNSKGNLISRLTADIDTLRQFLSKTFPSIVQSLIILFASIIIMLVLNWQLSLIMIGVIVLIFLTSFLIGKKSSKAFIKKQKAIGEQTGYAEEIIGGLKTVKIFNQEANAIKHFNNVNNDLAKVNFKSEFWASVIWPVSQNLGNIAYALVTIFGGIMVIDFALQGNGLAAGASAGLTVGTFISFTQFAKSFAGPVSTMTQNANSVVLALAGANRVFEVMDQAPEINQGKITLVKVEKAKDKFVEVPTSELYGKYAWKITSGNEISYQLLQGKIEFKNVSFKYGDEYNLKNITFTANPGEKVALVGATGAGKTTITSLLARFYEITEGEILYDGIPLTEIEKDSLRKSLGYVLQETVLFSDTVKNNIAYGSDGINEFVMNDVTEAAHLNGHIDKLNDKYETILVNSGSNLSQGQRQLVSIARASYKNPPVLILDEATSNIDTHTEIIVEKAMDKLVQNRTSFIIAHRLSTIINADKIIVLNEGKILEIGTHNELLNNKGTYWQLWQNASNNN, from the coding sequence ATGAAATCCTTTCAAGCAATGAATCATACAAAGAATTATCAGAAAATATCTAATGCTGATAAGAAAAAGACTTTTTCTCGTCTTGTAAAAATTCTTTGAAAAGATAACAAATGATGACTTGTGCTAGTGGCTTTTCTTATTTTACTTTCCACAGTAGGAATGCTTTATCAACAAGTCTTTATTGGGAAAATTATAGTAGGATTATTCCTTCAACCGGTGCAAGATGGACAGGTGCAACCTAGTGATTTTAAATGAGATCAATTTTACTTAACTATTGGTGGAAGTGTTATTTTATTCCTAATTAGTATTTTTTCAGGATTTGCTGCAACTAGAATTATGATTAATATCACTTATAAGACTATGACAAATATGCGGACACAACTTTATAAGCATATGCAATCACTTCCAATTAAATATTTTGATGATAATTCTAAAGGTAATTTAATTTCTCGCCTTACAGCTGATATTGATACACTTAGACAATTTTTATCTAAAACATTCCCTTCAATAGTGCAATCACTTATTATACTTTTTGCCTCAATTATAATTATGCTTGTGTTAAATTGACAACTTAGTTTAATTATGATAGGAGTTATTGTTTTAATCTTTTTAACTTCATTTTTAATTGGTAAAAAATCTTCTAAAGCTTTTATCAAGAAACAAAAAGCAATTGGAGAACAAACTGGTTATGCTGAAGAAATAATTGGTGGATTAAAAACTGTTAAAATATTTAACCAAGAAGCTAATGCAATTAAACATTTTAATAATGTAAATAATGATTTAGCTAAAGTTAACTTTAAATCAGAATTTTGAGCTAGTGTAATTTGACCTGTTTCACAAAACTTAGGCAATATAGCTTATGCTTTAGTAACTATTTTTGGTGGAATTATGGTTATAGATTTTGCGTTGCAAGGAAATGGACTTGCAGCTGGAGCTAGTGCGGGACTAACAGTAGGAACATTTATTTCATTTACTCAATTTGCTAAATCATTTGCTGGACCAGTATCCACCATGACACAAAATGCTAACTCAGTAGTTTTAGCACTTGCTGGAGCTAATAGAGTGTTTGAAGTAATGGACCAAGCTCCTGAAATTAATCAAGGAAAAATTACTTTAGTTAAAGTTGAAAAAGCTAAAGATAAATTTGTTGAAGTACCTACTTCAGAACTTTATGGAAAATATGCTTGAAAAATAACTTCAGGTAATGAAATTTCATATCAATTACTTCAAGGAAAAATTGAGTTTAAAAATGTTTCATTTAAATATGGTGATGAATATAACTTAAAAAATATTACTTTCACAGCTAATCCAGGTGAAAAAGTAGCTTTAGTTGGTGCTACAGGAGCTGGAAAAACTACTATTACAAGTTTACTTGCAAGATTTTATGAAATTACTGAAGGTGAAATTTTATATGATGGTATCCCATTAACTGAGATTGAAAAAGATTCATTAAGAAAATCACTAGGATATGTATTACAAGAAACTGTGCTTTTTAGTGATACTGTTAAAAATAATATTGCTTATGGTTCAGATGGAATTAATGAATTTGTTATGAATGATGTAACAGAAGCTGCTCACTTAAATGGTCATATTGATAAATTAAATGATAAATATGAAACTATACTAGTTAATTCAGGTTCAAACCTTTCACAAGGGCAAAGACAACTAGTTTCAATTGCTAGAGCTAGTTATAAAAACCCACCTGTATTAATACTGGATGAAGCAACTTCTAATATTGATACACACACAGAAATTATTGTTGAAAAAGCAATGGATAAATTAGTACAAAATCGTACTTCATTTATTATTGCGCATAGACTTTCTACAATAATTAATGCAGATAAAATCATTGTACTAAATGAAGGTAAAATACTTGAAATTGGTACACATAATGAATTGTTAAATAATAAAGGAACATACTGACAGCTTTGACAGAATGCTTCAAATAATAATTAA
- a CDS encoding ABC transporter ATP-binding protein, whose translation MTKSKQAKITKKYKESLPSLFSLTKGARLYATASILLVIAEVIMQVFMPQIVGNVIDEGIAKANKQIVIQKGLILIGLALAALVSGILVAFTSAKASSIFARNMRNAIFEKVQEFSFNDIDKFSNGVILNRLNNDVNNIQMAFNMIIRAFVRLPFMFIAAIVFAIQESLKLSAIFLVSLPIIVLLFIAIWFSSYPKYKLLYKQYDAYNQKIQENLNGMRTIKSYVTEKLESDKVETLANQLKVTNTKVDKIVAWNNPVILGAIFMSVVALAGIGTNLFIDNSLQIGSIVAFGSYIWMISGSLMGIMNVLGMILMAIPSSKRVKEIIYHVPSITNSLEAIKQDLLGGIKFENVSFSYHGNNVLSLDNINLSIPAGASIGIIGETGSGKTTFTSLIARFYDPQIGNVYLDDTNIKHLDLTYTKSQIAQVFQESTLFKGTLRENICWGKQDASDEEIFAALKQANIYDYVMALPDGLNHPVSQKGQNFSGGQKQRLCIARALIKQPKILILDDATSAVDFKTEAQIKKAINNIKQCTKIIIAQKINTIKDCDQILVFENGEIANIGTHDELLNSSEFYAELAKAQQSVGGIDEILSSNESYKELSENI comes from the coding sequence ATGACAAAAAGTAAACAAGCCAAAATAACTAAGAAATATAAAGAGAGTTTACCCTCTTTATTTTCATTAACTAAAGGTGCTCGTTTATATGCAACTGCTTCAATTTTACTTGTAATAGCTGAAGTTATTATGCAAGTATTTATGCCTCAAATCGTTGGAAATGTAATTGATGAAGGAATAGCAAAAGCCAATAAGCAAATTGTTATCCAAAAAGGACTAATTTTAATTGGCTTAGCCCTTGCTGCATTGGTTTCTGGTATTTTAGTAGCCTTTACTTCAGCTAAAGCTAGTTCGATTTTTGCACGTAATATGCGGAATGCAATTTTTGAAAAAGTCCAAGAATTTTCATTTAATGATATAGATAAATTTAGTAATGGTGTAATTTTAAACCGTCTTAATAATGATGTTAACAATATTCAAATGGCTTTTAATATGATTATTAGAGCCTTTGTCCGTTTACCATTTATGTTTATTGCTGCAATTGTATTTGCAATTCAAGAATCACTCAAACTTTCAGCAATATTCTTAGTATCACTTCCAATTATTGTTCTATTATTTATTGCGATTTGATTTAGTTCATATCCTAAATACAAATTGCTTTATAAACAATATGATGCTTATAATCAAAAGATTCAAGAAAACTTAAATGGAATGCGTACAATTAAATCTTATGTAACTGAAAAATTAGAATCAGATAAAGTTGAAACACTAGCAAATCAACTTAAAGTAACTAATACCAAAGTAGATAAAATTGTAGCTTGAAATAACCCAGTTATTTTAGGAGCAATCTTTATGTCAGTAGTTGCTCTTGCTGGAATTGGAACAAATTTATTTATTGATAACAGCTTACAAATAGGGTCAATTGTAGCTTTTGGTTCATATATTTGAATGATTTCAGGTTCATTAATGGGGATTATGAATGTCCTTGGAATGATACTGATGGCTATTCCATCTTCAAAAAGAGTTAAAGAAATTATTTATCATGTTCCAAGTATTACTAATTCACTAGAAGCTATCAAACAAGATCTTTTAGGTGGAATTAAGTTTGAAAATGTTTCATTTTCATACCATGGAAATAATGTTCTTAGTTTAGATAATATTAATTTATCAATCCCTGCTGGAGCTTCAATTGGTATTATTGGAGAAACCGGTTCAGGAAAAACTACTTTTACTTCACTGATAGCGAGATTTTATGATCCTCAAATTGGAAATGTTTATTTAGATGATACTAATATTAAACATTTAGATTTAACTTATACTAAGTCTCAAATAGCTCAAGTTTTCCAAGAATCTACCTTATTTAAAGGTACATTAAGAGAAAATATTTGCTGAGGAAAACAAGATGCAAGCGATGAAGAAATTTTTGCTGCTTTAAAACAAGCTAATATTTATGATTATGTTATGGCTCTACCAGATGGGCTAAATCACCCTGTTTCTCAAAAAGGACAAAACTTTTCTGGTGGTCAAAAGCAACGTTTATGTATTGCGCGTGCTTTAATTAAGCAACCAAAAATTTTAATTCTTGATGATGCTACTTCAGCAGTTGATTTTAAAACTGAAGCACAAATTAAAAAGGCAATTAATAACATTAAGCAATGTACCAAAATTATTATTGCTCAAAAAATAAATACCATTAAAGACTGTGATCAAATACTAGTTTTTGAAAATGGAGAAATTGCAAATATAGGAACTCATGATGAATTATTGAATTCTAGTGAGTTTTATGCAGAATTAGCAAAAGCACAACAATCTGTAGGAGGTATTGATGAAATCCTTTCAAGCAATGAATCATACAAAGAATTATCAGAAAATATCTAA
- a CDS encoding ArsR/SmtB family transcription factor, protein MDTLQVLNFLSKKVKLKLIIHLYTCHEQECDVNDLIKALNEKQSNISKHLGNLRDAGIVDVRKNGLVSYYYLSNDFKAKFGPLIEEVMQHVPADEYLQYTCECFYDGHEHKHAHHEHGCLLDNDKK, encoded by the coding sequence GTGGATACTTTACAAGTTTTAAACTTTCTTTCTAAAAAGGTTAAATTAAAATTAATTATTCATTTATATACTTGTCATGAACAAGAATGTGATGTTAATGACTTAATTAAAGCCTTAAACGAAAAGCAATCAAATATTTCTAAGCATCTAGGAAATTTAAGGGATGCTGGAATAGTTGATGTTAGAAAAAACGGTTTAGTTTCTTATTACTATTTATCAAATGATTTTAAAGCAAAATTTGGACCTTTAATTGAAGAAGTTATGCAGCATGTACCTGCAGATGAGTACCTTCAATACACTTGTGAGTGCTTTTATGACGGACACGAACATAAACATGCGCATCATGAACATGGATGTTTACTAGATAATGACAAAAAGTAA